The genomic DNA TCCCTCTGATGGCCTCTTGTGGACACTGAGAAGACCTTTaaatttatgctttaaaaaatctgttattaAAACTTTAATTTGCCTCTCTATTTTACTTAGGGTTctaatacatataaaaatgGCATTGAAGATGACGCATTGTGTTTAGTAtctttttgggaaaaaaatcctccagtGAGGAGGCATCTAGTAGCATGGCAAGatttataaatatacacaaCAATGACTTTTAGAACAGTAAAGCTGAAGTATTTTAAccatatttaaaagaaaatatctttacaCCAATACCATCAACATGCCACAAAATTCTGTCTAGCACAACTTATTTCCCCCCTTATCCTGCAAATACTACATTTTCAAGTTGAACATAAGTGCAATTATTGCTTCAAATGTAAACAGtatatgaaataaatactttattaaaaaatacactgtgAAAGGATGCTGTCCTACATACAATGTCATGGAGCAATAACGTCCTTTATACACAAACCCCACTTGGTTAGACTGTGAagattttttaacaaatttgGCACCTTGCACGTATTCCAAAATGTTAcagcaaaattttctttctaagtCAGGTACTAAAAAACTGACATATGACTTTTGTACCAAAATAACTTACTCTGTCATTACCATCACTGTAAAATCAGCATATATATTTGCTGCATGTTAACAATTAAGATCccattttttcataaatatttcagcacaCTAACCTGAAATGCTAATTAATGACATTCAAAATACAGATTCGTAACATGTATAGTCAGTAGTGCTTTATCCAGcaacttccttttaaaatgaagtcCTATTTAtctataaggaaaaaaaccagaaatatacCTGTTCCAGTAGCTCCAAAACTGGTCCTGCAAGTAGGCTTGGTGGCTACTTTCATCACCAAATGAGGCTTTGCTTTCAATCCAGTGAATTATGTGTCCTTCCACAGCTAGGGtgacagcagaaaataaactgaactCTGAAAGTCACACTCAACAACTTGTAAGACTGTTTTAGGGAACATTCTATTTACTCCACAATCTACTACATAATTCATGCTTGTAACCAAGTTAcatatttgtaaaaattatgtttcaaaTATGCACATagggcattaaaaaaaataccagaaaatacttttaacaGATAATCACATGAATTTCAGTTTAATTACACCCTGTTCCACATACCTGTTTTAATCTAACACAAACagaatgtaaagaaaaagatattaGACTAAGAGACAGTTATATTCCTATACTACTCTTTGCTGGAAAGTAGTTGTCAGGAAAGAAATGGCTAAATGATAAAAACAGTTAGCTAAACTGCTAGAGACAGACACTTGCTACCAATCCAGTAAAGAAGGTgtaagaaagggaaggaaattcATTTTAGACACACAtctgcttcctttcttttataaaacCAGTAATGCTTCATCAGAAGGAAGTTACTAGTAAGAAGGCTTATgtgaaaaaatgtgattttgaatttctgtttttttctatgCTTTGGTATTTGCTTAGGTTCAggtttttccacatttcttgCAGGAGTGAACTACTAATATTAATAGAATCATCATTTTTTTGGACAAAGGCATGTCCTCTCTGAAGTCGACAAGGTAATTCTGCAGAAGAAATCATGAGCATCACTCTAGAGAACATTCTTTCTCCAAAAAGGTGTTGTTGGGTGTCATTGTaaagatctttaaaaatgtcaccTTTGAGTTACCTACAATATCCACAACCATGATGCCATATCCTAAATTTCACTCGGAATGACATTTTCAGAGAACATGTAAACCCAGAAGCACTATACAGAAAGATTACAATAGGCTATAGCAGCAAATGGTTGACCACAGATGGCAAAACTACTcaggaaatctgggaaaatAACTCATGAAGTCACCACAGTAAGCTCTATGTGCCACCACTACCCTGCTATCAGTAACCTAGTTAACTTGTGTAGGCCTGTCCTCCTACATCCTTCCCTACCCCCAACACCTTCAGACGCCAGGAGATGTAACAGCTGAGGTAAAATCAGCTCAGAAGCTATTTCTAAGAAACATTTGCCTTCCCTAGGCATGTACTGAGTCATGAAGAAAAGAATCCAAGGACTGCTATACCTTAGTTCAGGGGAGACAACAGGTAGAACATGATTTCCTGTCTCAAGTAATAATTTGAAAGAAGCAATGCactattattatttaaatttgaGACAAATTTATGCAAATGAAATGACTATTTTTAACCTTCTTTCTAATAGGGTAATATTACAAAAAGAGTCTTTTGTGTGTTTCCTGGTTTCACTTCTCAAGAGTTAAAACAAAATAGTTGCTTTTCTAGTTTCCTTTTGATCAGGCTCCTGAATAGGTGGGACACAATCTCATGTTTCTAATATAGAAGTGGGTGCCTTAACACTGATTATGTACGGTATTTATCATGGTCCACATTACTGGGCAATCCTACTAATGTACACAACTTTCTGAAGAGCAGGTAAAGAGGGAGGcaggctcttttcagtggtgtcCAGTAACAGGACCAGAAGCAATGGATACAAACTTAAACACAAGAGTTTCTGCCTGTGGAAAGTAACCAATTTTCCACTGTGAGGGTGCCTGAGCATAGGCACATGTTACTTAGAAAGGTTATGGATTCTCCCTCCTTGCTGATATTCAAGATCTGTCACATGGCCTCAAGACCAGAAAAGGCAGATGAACTTTAACATGACCTTTATACTTACTTTTGCTCCTTATTCTTTCTTACTGTTCAGGcttttagaaaacagaagagtACTGCAGAGTTGTATTTGGATGCAAAGTGATGGCAAAAAGAGTAATTGCACAATGACAAACCTTTATGCAATGACCTATAGGGGCAATGTAATACTCTTAAGACTACTTTGAACTGATTTGGTCTAGAAGTAAAAGACAATTATAGCTATTTCAGAGTTTAGTTCAGAAGGGCAGCAGGTAGAATACATCAGAGGGAGCAGGGACTTGGGggtttttactgttttttttttttttttttttttttttttttttttgttaataatgAGATAAAAACATGCAAAGACTAAAGAAGAAACACTGGCAACACTGCTTAGGATGAAATCTTTCTGACTCAGACTAGAAGTTCTTCAAGTTATTGGGTAACTCCTGAAGAGACTAATTTACAGTACGCTGGAATATGCTTTGCTTAAGTAGCCATAACATTTTAGCATGAGCATTTCtacacaaaataataaaaattcttttagaAGACTTACCTACTGGCACTTCTAAAATAAAGTCTGGTGTTTTGTCATAACCCTTTGCACGAAGCTGATCTTCAGCTGTACATAGAAAATAACTACTGTTTATAAAACTATTCCATTAAGTAGACAGCagcataattaattttattctaaataagAGTGCAAGAATTACTAATGCAGTCATACATATCTTTCTTATGCATGCAATGCTGTGTCAGATTAAATGAACCTTTGTAGAAAACCTGAACCATGGATataaaaatgcttctttgtCATCCCTGCATTTTTATGTCTTCATTATAAACATCATTAATTCAAGCTGTCATACAGTATTTTATAACCTccaaatattcaaaataaagaGGTATATTCATTGATTGAAAGTAGAGTCTCTCCACCTTTGGATGTGTTAGGATTAATCCTACTAACACCACAAATGTAGATATACTGTTGGTGCTgccttggttttatttttaatgttaggataaagttgttaaaaaaaaagggcaagaaaaacCTTCTCTCCTGGAAATTTATTAAAGTAAAGAAGAGCCATAATATTAGTTTCTCATTCTGAATTCTGTagattttttccaatttctgaACATAAAAAGATTTAGACATTCTGCTAACATTAAGTCTATAACTTTATTGCTTACAAATACTAGAGCTGAATGTTTCAAGAAATAATAATGAGTGAGTaagacaaaaaatgcaaaaggcaaaaatgctcctttttaaaaaacaggaaaaaaaaaaaaaggaaaaaagcccatGTCACcccttaatatttttaaactactgTCCTTGATTTCCGATACCATTACATTGGTATTTCTGAAAGACCATTTCTCCATTAGAATTTGGAGTGACCTGGTCATTCAATTCCAGGCATGGCTTTCTGTCTTCACCCAAGCTCAACTAATGGCACTACCTAGTAACAAGTGAGGCTGTGTAGCCCCTTAACACCTACTGGGCTGTTGACATTGTCATGCATCCCATTCGCCTTTCTACATCACCTTTGATTAAAATTAATGGTCCATTCTCACTGTTGGGTAGCTTATTTCCAATCCATTTATCAGGTTAGGACAGTAGCTTCATGGCCAACTCAGTTTTTGAATACTTTGTACAAATCCTGAAAGGTCAGCAGTTTGTGTCCAAgtaacattttaatgaaaagaagaacACACTaacttaaaaatcaaaatattgtaATATTGCCAAAAGCAAACTCTCCCAGTCTTTTTCACTGAAGAATGtaagtctgaaatattttatatagcGAACTAATTCTGAAAGGGTGACAGAAGTAAATTTGGAAAGCTGTACGTTTATGTCAGTGCAAAAGCTGTTTATTCTTTTTGAGTGGTactatgtattttttaaattttgagagAATTTCTTCATTATAAACAGACTACACTGTAAATAGAAGTCTTTGCACTGTGATACTTCATTATAACACATGATAAGgtaatgaaaaacatttctagGATTTGGAGACAGACTTACTTTTTGACTATTTTTTGAACTCAGATTTTATCATGTATACAGATAAATTACGTTAAGATCAAGAAGTTTCTAATTTAACAGAACCTAGTAATAGAAAGTTTTAtggcataaaataaaaaggaattaatgtTCTACGTAATCTTTTAATCCTTATTTAAACAATACAATTTCATCCAAATCTAGTTAACTGCAACCTGTTCTTAAAATAATCTAGGGTAGACAATAGGATGTCTCAGCTGaaattttgttcatttatgAGCAATAGCAATGGAAAGGTCAGTCTTTCACATCTAACAAATGCTAGTACCACAAAATCAGGGAAATACACCTCAAAAAAAACTtactgaaaaccaaaacagatgTAAACACACATTTCAATAGGTCACCTATTGGCAGGTCTCTGAACTGGAATCTGCATCAGCATTACTTTTAATATTCTTCAATACATTATCTTTTCAAGTGTGCCcaattacttttaaaatcttttaacaCTAATTCATGGCTTGAAAAAGataatgttttttgttttaaatctggTTCTGAATGTCTTCATGCGGTTTCTCCTAGCATTGTGTACAGTGATTAACATtagaaaacatattaaaaacCATGTTAATTATTAATCATGTGCAGAAATAGAACTTCACATTACTATTTCTCCAAAGGTTTTGAAGCTTTGTAActctgcagaagaaataattacCAAAACTCGTCATGATCAAcgtaaaatttttgttttaaactgtaACACCATCAAAAAGAAGTTCTAGCTTTTCAGCCGAGGTAAGTTTCCCATTGGTCCAGCAACTACAGCAGGCAGCATTCTGCACCTCAAAAGATCCTTAAACTCTAGCAcagattaagaaaataattcagtaacTGCTTGAAAGCCAGCCCACAGTAGCTTTGACAGCTACATTTATAAATACTCAGGTTTGAAAATTATGCGGAAACAGCTCTAAAAAGTAGTTTGTCAAGAGATACccaaataatttagattttcaACAAAACTGCAGCTTCATCTTTACCATAATGTAAATCTCAATCAGAACCATTTAACACATCATTGTTCTTATACTAGCCCTCTTCTGCTGGTGCATGAATGAGCTACAACTGCAAATTTAAGAATAAGCAGAAAACACTGATCAGACGTCATGATTTATATCCATTGGTGGGAACCAAAGAAGGATGAAGCTCAGTACCTCCCGATACACCTAAAAACTTTCCTAGCACATTTATGGtaaagacacacacaaaaaaaaaaatttaaaaaaaaaaaaaaaaattcctatacAGAATATAGGAACTCCAGGCATTTCAGTATGGCATGTGAAACTGTGAGCCGTGAGCCTGTTTTggtaaaatgtttatttgatCACTTTAATCTCAGACCAAGTGATAAAGACTTGAGAGCTGTGTTTTTGCTGTAGAGACGACATGGTGTATAAAGTACTTCTCATGAACAGTGGATTAATAAAACGTAACACTCATTACTGTGTACAGGTTTCCAGTCAATTCCAGGGTGAGTCTGAAGCGGTTACCTCTTATCTGTAGGCATTGAAAGCCAACAGCTCTAGAAACATAAATTCTTGTCCTGAACCTGAAAAGCTGCTTCATGCTCTAAGACTATACTGAGGCACTTCATATTCACTGTGTCCTTTGACTGTTCTTTCCTCCCCTAGACTTTCTGTTCCCAAGTGAACACATTTATACAAAACCCCTAACTATTCTTGAAGTACAGTACAGTGGAACAGTACACTAATATGGGAACtgcaaaatttctgtttctttgaaaTGTGTTAAAAAGTAATGGAATTACAAACCATAAGCCATGCAAATCATATGCCATCTTCAGAACAAGAATGAAGTATTATGCAACAAAGCCTGAATTTGTGGACCTATGGGAAACACCATcattccttctgtttttctggtgTTCTCTTCAAGCAGTTTTGGAACTACTTTTTCAGACAGGAAAGGCTGTATTGCAAGTGGCTTGGTAGGGTTCATCTTGCAGATACTTagggaaagcttttttttaagaataccCCAAACACATCTAGAATCTGAAATACATATGTGATCACAGATACAATAAATACAAATCTTAACATATCTTAAATCATGACTAAACAATACTTCACTATACATAAAATGTGAACAACAAATTAAGCTCTCTCATTTCTGTCTTCATATTCTAACAAGATGAACCATTCTAGATGTTTTAATTCAACAGCACAAATTTCTTGAAGCTAATTTCGAAAGACAAAATTGATGCTTATTCAAAGTTATAAAGCACtaaaatttaaatgtgatttttataCTGCTTAAGCTTACACAAGCCAAATAAAATGATAATCATTGGGTTGAGGATCCCTTAATGAGTCATCCAGTCCATTCCCTTGTATTGCAACAGAATTGATTTCATTATCAGCTTTGATAGATGAGTGTCAAATCTAGCCttgaatttttcattgaaaGTGATTCCACAACCTTTCCTGGAAATTTGTTTCATACTTATTGTTCCTACAACTGTTTGGTATTTTAACTTGCCATCATCTCTGCAATTACAGCTAAAGCCTATTACCTGTATCTATCCTCTTACAGTCAAATAAGAAAATCTGCCTCTTCTTATTTTCATAGTGTCATTTGCAAGCCTTGTGATAGTTAATCCTgtccttttttcacttttctctcaAATAAAAGAGCACACTAATTCTGTTCCTTAATCATATGGACAAATCTCTACAAAAGCTTAATAACACTTTCTAACTTCTTGAATTTGTTTAAGGTTTCCAAAATGTTAACCCAATATGCCTTCAGGAGAGATTGTACTCCCGATAAACCTACAAAATTCCCTGTTCACACAAATTTAGTACAATCCTCAACCATTAACAGAAGAGAGCATTTCACTTCACTGTCGTCTCATCACATAAGAAATCCAAGATTTAAGAAGTCATTGTTTATCATCACATTCAGAGAATGGATACTTTAAACATATATCTTTGTTTCCATGGCACTCATGTAAAAGAAACATACTGCaggctaaaagaaaaaaatgaaagtaactTCCTAAATAATTAATCtctaaaataactttaaaaataggGAGTCTAAAAAAGAGTAATTGCATTGATTGGGAAGCAGGGGGCAAAAATTCAGCAGAAACTGCACAGCAAGGTAAATGAGTGAATCTTCTATCAGTTCTTTAATACATAAAGCATTCTGAAGCTAATATTTCATATGCTTCTTCCTAAATCTCATAAGGCCTGGATTATGGCTAATATCTCATGACACCAAAAGTAATACTGCAGCAgatattaaagcatttttttcagctacttattctataaaatattaattgcaaGTCTGTGCATGTGCTGTATATATAGGGTATTAGGTAACTGAGTTCCTGCTCAGTTCTAAATCAATAAAAGATAACATATATAGCATCAATCATATTTTACTCTTCCTTGCTACCTAATACAGGGATaatttgggctgaattttgtCCTAGGAAAACAGTTACCAACACCTCTGAAGTTAAGAACTCACTGGCTAGCCTCTACTACAGATTCTTACCTAtgaaagagagatttttttccaaaagcatttcTCGCAGCAAGACTTCATGCTCATGCCCAATAGCGCTGATAGCTTTAGGTTAAGAAATAGAAGATTGGAAAAGAAGCAACTCCATGAAAACATCATAGGTAAAGTAACTAATCATAGAATTTATTTGCCTTAATCTGTGTTTCAGAAGTAATCAGTGATTTGAACtctaaattttgaaaattcttctagtgatttttaaaagcatacaCAACTTTGCAAAAATCAGATTATTGTATCAACAGCATACATTTTATAGAATTAAGACCCATTTGACCATTTTTATTCAGTATAATTAAGTACAATTAAGgagaatatttccattttttctttactgtttatTCTTCTAAATATAATAGAAAATGTGatcctaaaacattcagttaATTACGTTTAAAGTTGCTCTTTACTGACTACTAATCAATTCTCCAATCCAGCAAAGGATGAAACaaactggttttctttctttatattcTGAAATTGATAGGTACTATATCCATCTGAAACAtcttactgtaaaaaaaaaacccttttaattGACTTTTCAGAAGCATGAACAAATGTCAGGGAAgcatgaaataatattttatagtGAAGTTCTTTTCACTTCACTGACAGCCTGTTGATCCAATGTTCTATTCCTTGCCATATGTAAAAACGTTgtcatattaaatatttttaatgtagcCTCCTGGAGGTCAAAGTTCTATTCTGGAAGCTCCTAAGAAGAATCCTATGAAACAATATGACAAATGATCTTATGTTAAAAGCAGTTAAGCTCCaaattctgtttaaagaaaCCTCTTAAAATTTAAACTGTAGATCACCTTACCATTACAGTTAATTACTTAGCTTACACAAACACCtcataacaacaacaaaaaaattctatgGAAAAATTTCATATGTACATACAGCTTATATCAACTGAAACTATGTATTATGTTAAACTCTGCTAGCAATTTcagaacaaaagggaaaaaagaagaatggaaaaaggtaagaaaaatactgcaaacAGAATTTACAATGCACCATAAGCAAAAACACTTAATCTATAATAATACCTGTTATTGATGTATGGCAATGACCATGGGGCAAAACTTGTAAATAACCTCACAAGCCATTTTCTACTCATGCAATCTAGCAGCCCAGTTTCCCGTAAGCATCTAAACTATTACTGAAAAATAGCCTCTTGGCATTTACAAAGAGGTTGACTTCATACTTTGGTCCATGCATATACAATTAGATAGTtatatttaaaatcaatatGCAATCCTTCAGAAGACATTATGCTTTTAAAACCTTAACTTCAAATTGATTTTTAACTATTTTATGCACCTCAAAATTAACATCTAATTCAGCAACATACTTGCAGTAATGCACTCACACAGTTTAGTATTAAACTTTTCTCTACCAAAATGGAATTGAAAAGCTCCTCATTACTCTCATTGATGTCACTGCATATTCAACAACAGATTTTAGCCAGAATCTGTAGAGAATATAAAAGCCTTTTCTAGACTGCAGGCAAGTCTCAAAAACGGTTCATAATTCTACATATGTGTCTTTATTACTTTTAAACATGGCACTTCCATAAGACTACAGCCAGATTGCTCATCCACAAAATATTAAtcttaaaattacaaaaactAGTGATCAACAACCCTTTAAAATGTGTGGCTTATTAAATTAATCCACCTTCAGAGAGCTTTGTTTAATGGTAAAGATAATCTCAATgagtatttaaaattacaatttaaaacacaaaatacaaagaCAATTAGAActctttcctgctcctgttAAAAGTCAATGGGGGTAGGGCTGAGACGGTAGTAGACAACAAGTGTTTCTAGTAGAAAGTAAGTATTTTTAAGGAGTGACAATCATGTGTATCAAAACCACAAGTACTGCTTTTCATACGTAACTAAACTGTGGCTTTCCTATCCTGCACCTGTACAGTGAAATCAACATCTTCCCCCAAACTCCATGCAGAGATTCATGCAAGGATTCTCTAGGACTTGGGAGGGAACTGCCTTATTAGCTTGCTCAGTGACAGCAGGCCATAAGTttgaaatttttcctttgaCCACAGACTGAAAcagaagagctgctcctgcaggactTTATTAAAATAGATTTGGGTTCTTAGTGGTCACTCCTACCGTATTCTAATCTTTCTAGTCTGAAACACTCAGTGCCATGTGGAGTTCCCTCAGTGTACACACTGTATGGCTCTTTAATTAACTACTTcaacaccacaaaaaaagaaaaatccctgaaaattCGGGATATATAAGGATTTTTCACTACAGCTATTATAATCTACTTCAAGAAGAAGTGAACATAAAAGAACTGCACTGGAATGTCAGCTAGGAGTTTAAAAATCGTTCAATCACACCTGAATGGTACTTGgaaaaatttctgttaaaactCATATTCGTAACAAAGGAAAGCCATAATGTTGAACTCTATCTATGAAACTTACTAATTTAATCACAGAATAGCTGAGATTGGAAGGTGTCTCcagagatcatctagtccaactccACCACTCAAAGCACGGTCACTTAGTCTTAAGCAAAAACCAGATACGCTTTTCCACTAATCAAAACCAAAGAGGTTCAATCAGGCATATGAAAGTGTAACCAGCAAACTGACATCTTACCATGGTCCATCTGATTTTTGTTAGTTAAGAGAAAGCTCTGCAGTGACCCTCTAGCTGACtgaatgcaaaagaaaagagcatgaaatgtgttttgtgaAGCAGAACTTTATGTCAGGTTAAAGCTAGACACATCTCTTCCACATGGTCTAAGATCATCAATTGTGCACCTAAAATTTTATGGGAAAGGATACTGTTTGATGCAGTCCACCAGTGGTCCATAACAACAGTCATTCACAGTACACTGCAGACAAATAAGAGAAGTAGTATACTGATGGGCAACTACAAAACCATTTCAGTTAAGGAGTATCTTAAAAACAGTAATTACTTTTCCTCAAAAAGGCCATCAGATGCTGTTCAGATttaatcacagaaaacaaaaactgcaTGCTTTTATTCACTATAAAAGCAAGCtattaaaaagtgaaatgcTCCCCTCACAAATATTGCACTGCCATTTATAGTGCACTCTGACCTCACTGATAGTTTATGATGACAGTAATTAAATGAGGTTTAAAATCTTTTACTCTGCCAGGCAGATAACAGAattgccacaggaaaaaaacccaaaccaaacaaaacaagtgTGATTAATACCTGATAGACTTGATTTGCTAGCACTCCATCTGGAATCTGAGAAGGGTCCCGTAGCATACTATTTATAAGAGTTTTGGAGgctagagaaataaaaataaaaaacataccaaaaaacCTGTTAGCTCAGTTAcactttattaataaaaaacattGATGATAtcaataattttgaaaattatccACCCAGCAAATACAAACTTACAAATCCATAACTACTTACCCATTCTGATACTCTAAAGTCTTGAAACACCAAAGGATTTTAACAGCCCAAGGTGAAAGCAGATCCTTATTTACTTAGTTCCACTGGACAGTTTGTGCTTTAGAAGCATCATGCTTTCTAATGAAACTGCTTAGTCTACAGTATGTATAACTCAAAATA from Sylvia atricapilla isolate bSylAtr1 chromosome 6, bSylAtr1.pri, whole genome shotgun sequence includes the following:
- the CDIN1 gene encoding CDAN1-interacting nuclease 1 isoform X5, with product MASKTLINSMLRDPSQIPDGVLANQVYQCTVNDCCYGPLVDCIKHAIGHEHEVLLREMLLEKNLSFIAEDQLRAKGYDKTPDFILEVPVAVEGHIIHWIESKASFGDESSHQAYLQDQFWSYWNRFGPGLVIYWYGFIEELDCHRERGILLKDCFPTDIVTLRHSMAQR